A portion of the Plasmodium relictum strain SGS1 genome assembly, chromosome: 11 genome contains these proteins:
- a CDS encoding zinc finger protein, putative, translated as MKTSQKRSEKKDHTNKKDISNIKNNLNVYTNEDKMRNFKNIHERNEERKRSSNFLILNDKSEFNNYKHNTSKSSISDVSDSLMLNEKQKEGVNNNLITTLIQDIEISNSKLKKNFKTVEIFCSENNFLNSHANEINENINNNINSENINIIISNNSNDKNNDLINESINNELSKKNNLNNKNNSNIFTYSDKQCMNNNSINNIIEEGYSLPLNTTNNNEKEKKRECDDLNNQETMNIQNNSKMDEYKINHENDLLCNISTKSLSLKNNLEEENILKVDNVNENVSNDNTKNENMFSVNDMNMINSNENNINDIILGESNVNGLVPNANNININTESEYFSNTNNENGTLNNTARSRNSNENYSNSEELDYYVLTIADLRNTNENENNGEQEHLPEPRFLSKMFGYEIKPNFEEYNMSKIIRTSLFILIIFILFSIEFSLLYNNILKLKIDSKLILVESHYNNMFLTNFLYQFDEKELNNLIVTNDIIKEEINNGNFMIYNNLCILLKKLRVTCNNLMDYYKADHENIEKLYENTIRAFEELQRKDIIVYRVNESVFIRCNDITTRNLKNNENNIFLFVFSNKYLKISKLFLILTLFFFFVRIALILSRILYEFVLLSCYRDYKLSLSCKRMYLAKYVWSVCTILILEIILGDDCIIWWLHDVDPLFNYHFQYFVWIISLLCFLSFVFCKILRKYSEARNHDYSNICFLLNFFHEFLFGANILFACIFILLNVHKSAIITIIVTVIVLLIDILNDSYVQQAQAINSQPQRSNRPPKKKFYVIENKKKSVKVITLVRINEHIYREIASGNLSKSNNNKNKDSFDSYKIDNTKWWNKKRKIFNLRNIFNKKYLSKNKDFKKPMSNNINTCNSHKLYDLNSSTLEYCEICDERSKNVVLYPCMHGGFCETCIRSLIINSLKSKDALPHCPFCRNNIKNVYKISYEDEQRKVQANTILTIQTK; from the coding sequence ATGAAAACTAGTCAAAAAAGaagtgaaaaaaaagatcACACTAATAAGAAAGATAttagtaatataaaaaataatttaaatgtgTATACAAATGAAGACAAAATGaggaattttaaaaatatacacgAAAGAAAtgaagaaagaaaaagatcttctaattttcttattttaaatgataaaagtgaatttaataattataaacatAACACTTCAAAAAGTTCTATTTCCGATGTAAGTGATAGTTTGATGTTAAACGAAAAACAAAAGGAAGGGGTCAACAATAATCTAATTACAACTCTTATACAAGATATAGAAATAAGTAACTCAAAATTGAAGAAGAATTTTAAAACAGTGGAAATATTTTGTtctgaaaataattttttaaactcACATGCtaatgaaattaatgaaaatataaataataatataaacagtgaaaatatcaatattattatttccaataattcaaatgataaaaataatgatttaataaatgaaagtataaataatgaattaagtaagaaaaataatcttaataataaaaataatagtaatatttttacatacaGTGATAAGCAATGCATGAATAATAAttctataaataatataatagaaGAAGGATATTCCTTACCTTTAAACACTACTaacaataatgaaaaagaaaaaaagagagaATGTGATGATTTGAATAATCAAGAAACAATGAATATACAGAACAACTCAAAAATGGATGAATACAAAATAAATCatgaaaatgatttattGTGTAATATTTCTACTAAATCACTTtccttaaaaaataatttagaagAAGAAAACATTTTAAAAGTAGATAATGTAAATGAAAATGTTTCAAATGATAATaccaaaaatgaaaatatgttTAGTGTTAATGATATGAATATGATTAattcaaatgaaaataatataaatgatataattCTAGGTGAAAGTAATGTAAATGGCCTAGTTCCAAAtgcaaataatataaatattaacaCAGAAAGTGAGTATTTTTCCAATACgaataatgaaaatggtACATTAAATAATACTGCTAGAAGTAGGAATTCAAATGAAAACTATTCAAATTCTGAAGAATTAGATTATTATGTTTTAACAATAGCAGATTTGAGAAATACTAacgaaaatgaaaataatggaGAACAAGAACATTTACCTGAACCCCGCTTTTTAAGTAAAATGTTTGGTTATGAAATAAAACCTAATTTTGAAGAATATAATATGAGTAAAATAATTAGAAcatcattatttatacttataatttttattctttttagtATTGAATTTTCTTTGCTATATAAtaacattttaaaattaaaaattgacagtaaattaatattagtaGAATctcattataataatatgtttttaaccaattttttatatcaattTGATGAAAAAGagttaaataatttaatagtaacaaatgatataattaaagaagaaataaataatggtaattttatgatatataaTAACTTATGTATActattgaaaaaattaagagtaacttgtaataatttaatgGATTACTACAAAGCAGACCatgaaaatatagaaaaattatacgAAAACACAATAAGAGCTTTTGAAGAATTGCAGAGAAAAGATATAATAGTTTATAGAGTAAATGAATCTGTTTTTATTCGGTGTAATGACATAACTACAAGAAATCTTAAAAATAacgaaaataatatatttttatttgtgttttcaaataaatacctgaaaattagtaaattatttttaattttaactttatttttcttttttgttcgTATTGCACTAATTTTGTCTAGAATTCTTTATGAGTTTGTTTTGCTATCTTGTTACAGAGATTATAAATTGTCATTATCATGTAAAAGGATGTATTTAGCTAAATATGTTTGGTCTGTTTGTACTATATTAATCCTAGAAATAATATTGGGTGATGATTGTATTATTTGGTGGTTACATGACGTTGATCctctttttaattatcattttcaatattttgtTTGGATTATTTCCTTATTATGCTTTTTATCATTTGTATTCTGTAAAATTCTAAGGAAATATAGTGAAGCACGTAATCATGATTATTctaatatttgttttttacttaattttttccatgaatttttatttgggGCAAATATTCTATTTGCatgtattttcattttattaaatgtacATAAATCTGCAATTATTACTATAATTGTAACCGTTATTGTTTTACTAATTGACATTTTAAATGATTCATATGTCCAACAAGCACAAGCAATAAATTCACAACCACAAAGATCAAATAGACcccccaaaaaaaaattttatgtaattgaaaataaaaaaaaaagtgtaaaaGTGATAACTTTAGTTCGCATAAACGAACATATTTATCGTGAAATTGCGTCAGGCAATTTAAgtaaaagtaataataacaaaaataaagacAGTTTTGATTCATATAAAATAGATAATACAAAATGGTggaacaaaaaaagaaagatcTTTAACTTAAGAAAtatctttaataaaaaatatttaagtaaaaataaagattttaAAAAGCCTATGagtaataatattaacaCATGCAACAGTCACAAATTATATGATTTAAATTCTTCTACATTAGAATACTGTGAAATTTGTGATGAAAGAAGCAAAAATGTTGTTTTATATCCATGTATGCATGGTGGTTTTTGTGAAACATGTATAAGATCATTGATAATAAATTCTCTTAAATCAAAAGATGCCCTTCCTCATTGTCCCTTCTGTAGaaataacattaaaaatGTTTACAAAATATCATATGAAGATGAACAACGAAAAGTTCAAGCTAATACTATATTAACTATTCaaacaaaatga
- a CDS encoding protein phosphatase, putative: MEFLSNIYDKVLSGYVFTDVFIYKDWPEKFLGKDIKNSNDSKILNENQENIKENLEEILGTFLKNGKFSDSLWIRDKIFIGDEGICLLGEILTICQIVEFIDSEDIKEVKCNDQFKNKILEKLKRKIVKKRNSDILEEKINSNIAICNSNDNSDEEDNNEHIDEDENKNNDKNAVSNFVEMLSEGKMNKYGFCEYDQKFNDRYHLNNSNDDDSSSPLERCILKLSEDFRHKYICLLLNTGGRQQVRILRFNKNCVNTNKLLDTLKGTVAFLNELRFLFKHFRSQVVLKNRICREFYAYIKFHRGDPNFSGTKAINEFFSSLNDNAVEPLFLGLNEQYLNLLEEAISYCPIATYSFFKNIKLLKKINVNAPRRTWKAVCNLQKVYKNLKKLKEKLSLEETKSISDEFRCSSIINPSKDEDLVNKNNDVKLSAPQGNINSNEIKLFYRKELIYNNNINNNTNNITTTNNSNNNNNNINSNANYINNNNINSNNNNNNNNNNNNNNNNNNNNNNNDNNSNINKNNNNNNDNNNVNSNNNNNINNNICISKECSSIIICNDKNNKDLFSDNIDNKEYYDKMYNNSLDLCTEEKISKSYEINKLNDTCLYITSDEESLQIGKNNLNSGNELDETNQTIDENNKTLLDESNKSVIEDNYKTAEEIDKIVNQNRLARENSIDDLRVNMVKLFKTYGGQCRIGKVQGRCEDATFQTDVPPAFGIFDGVGSWSLEGIDASKFSIGLSLACQREAEKLSKNLNGYARVSYNTIIRSKLLLKNSLESVKKEYADAYGSSTAIVGILDEYTGKCGISSLGDSVCMILRREFLPGDINFERESYPKFPGESFLYFNGKGRNPSLIRKIIWKTSDQKWENGAPYQLSNLPDRSQWKDLEDRGLHSFVRILEKVDIDGDSPDMALSPPSEILCMPGDLILLMSDGVSDNLFDEEIEAYCTFAISPEEACELGDPSVFTPAQDIAYSITNIAKRRSGDKIHCKPFYPFVGKYREPNKVYKGNKVDDISCVAIWVVCETEDSVKDFVKNPNEPSTLETDKYYSNNFIQNFNKLTDMCTPTKAFIKEKNKIDRVNLQKVNVVPKKNTAPEQYGEQNSENTSNCQFAMNFFDTSETPIKFNKASENKFQDLSDIVLKDEEDGSDNKSDSNDNEQINKEEKYESNKLNEDSDQVKSKKNSNIKNKYDDKGFVGDEFDHTPRQKMSSDNLNEQIEKINKMYIKTPLLLSDKIFKMNKEKQKKNSNSNKCKMQKQMQQVIPDTHYETPIKQMPIKEKHNVDMSIKENPLMNEFINNETPIKINNTKETSLKVDKKIIKAKRKSMFSSEKKETPSKMSYMRKRSKKG, translated from the coding sequence aTGGAATTCTTAAgcaatatatatgataaagtATTATCTGGTTATGTATTTACTGAcgtatttatttataaagatTGGCCAGAAAAATTTTTAGGaaaagatattaaaaatagtaatgattcaaaaattttgaatGAAAATCAAgagaatataaaagaaaatttagaaGAAATATTAGggacatttttaaaaaatgggAAATTTTCGGATTCCCTTTGGATAAGAGATAAGATATTTATAGGAGATGAAGGGATTTGTCTTTTAGGAGAAATTTTAACTATATGCCAGATAGTAGAGTTTATAGATTCAGAAGATATTAAAGAAGTAAAATGTAATGATcagtttaaaaataaaattttagaaaaattgaagagaaaaatagttaaaaaaagaaatagtgatattttagaagaaaaaataaattccaATATAGCTATTTGCAATAGTAATGATAATTCAGATGAAGAAGATAATAATGAACATATTGATGaggatgaaaataaaaataatgataaaaatgctGTATCTAATTTTGTTGAAATGCTCAGTGAAggaaaaatgaataaatatgGCTTTTGCGAATATGATCAAAAATTTAATGACAgatatcatttaaataatagtaatgaTGACGATTCTTCTTCTCCTTTAGAAAGatgtatattaaaattatcagAAGATTTTcgtcataaatatatatgtttattacTCAACACTGGTGGAAGACAACAAGTACGTATATTAcgatttaataaaaattgtgTAAATACCAATAAATTATTAGATACACTGAAAGGGACAGTAgcttttttaaatgaattgcGGTTTTTATTTAAGCATTTCAGATCGCAAgtagttttaaaaaatagaatatgcCGCGAATTTTATGCTTATATTAAGTTTCATAGAGGAGACCCCAATTTTAGTGGAACAAAAGCAATAAATGAATTCTTTAGTTCTTTAAATGATAATGCTGTCGAACCTTTATTTCTCGGATTAAATGAACAGTATTTGAATTTGTTAGAAGAAGCAATATCTTACTGTCCTATTGCaacatattcattttttaaaaatataaagcttcttaaaaaaataaatgtaaatgCTCCTAGACGTACATGGAAAGCAGTATGCAATTTACAAAaggtatataaaaatttaaaaaaattaaaggaaaAATTATCCTTAGAAGAAACAAAAAGTATTTCTGATGAATTTAGATGTTCTTCTATTATTAATCCTTCAAAAGATGAAGATTTAGTTAATAAGAATAACGACGTAAAGCTGTCAGCACCTCAAGGTAATATAAATtctaatgaaataaaattgttttatagaaaagaactaatatataataataatattaataataatactaataataTTACTACTactaataatagtaataataataataataatattaatagtaatgctaattatattaataataacaatattaatagtaataataataataataataataataataataataataataataataataataataataataataataatgataataatagtaatattaataaaaataacaataacaataatgataataacaatgttaatagtaataataataataatataaataataatatttgtaTATCTAAAGAATGTAGTAGTATTATTATATGCAAtgacaaaaataataaagatttattttctgataatatagataataaagaatattacGATAAAATGTATAATAATTCATTAGATTTATGTacagaagaaaaaatttctaaaaGTTATgagataaataaattaaatgacaCTTGTTTATATATTACTTCAGATGAAGAATCATTACAAAtaggaaaaaataatttaaattctgGCAACGAATTAGATGAAACAAATCAAACAATAGACGAAAATAACAAAACGTTGTTAGATGAAAGTAACAAATCAGTGATAGAAGATAACTATAAAACTGCAGAGGAAATCGATAAGATAGTAAATCAAAATAGGTTAGCAAGAGAGAATTCAATAGATGATCTAAGGGTTAATATGGTTAAATTATTCAAAACATATGGTGGCCAATGTCGTATTGGAAAAGTGCAAGGAAGATGTGAAGATGCTACTTTTCAAACAGACGTTCCACCTGCCTTTGGAATTTTTGATGGTGTGGGTTCATGGAGTTTAGAAGGGATAGATGCATCAAAATTTTCTATTGGTTTATCCTTAGCTTGCCAAAGAGAAGCagaaaaattatcaaaaaatttGAATGGTTATGCTAGAGTATCTTACAATACTATAATTAGatctaaattattattaaaaaattctctTGAAAgtgtaaaaaaagaatatgcTGATGCCTATGGTAGTTCTACAGCTATAGTTGGCATATTAGATGAATATACAGGAAAGTGTGGTATATCATCTTTAGGAGATAGTGTATGTATGATATTACGAAGGGAATTTTTACCAGGAGATATTAATTTTGAAAGAGAATCATATCCCAAATTTCCTGGagaatcatttttatattttaatggTAAAGGACGAAATCCTTCCttaattagaaaaattatttggaAAACTAGTGATCAAAAATGGGAGAATGGTGCACCTTATCAGTTATCAAATTTGCCAGACAGAAGTCAATGGAAAGATTTAGAAGATAGAGGATTGCATAGTTTTGTGAGAATTTTAGAAAAAGTTGACATAGATGGAGATTCTCCAGATATGGCATTATCTCCTCCTTCTGAAATTTTATGTATGCCAGGagatttaatattattaatgagTGACGGCGTGAGTGATAATTTATTTGATGAAGAGATAGAAGCTTACTGCACTTTTGCTATTAGCCCAGAGGAAGCTTGTGAGTTAGGAGATCCAAGTGTATTTACTCCTGCTCAAGATATAGCTTATTCTATTACTAATATAGCTAAAAGAAGAAGTGGAGATAAAATCCATTGTAAACCTTTTTATCCTTTCGTAGGAAAATATAGAGAGCCAAACAAGGTTTATAAAGGTAATAAAGTAGATGATATTTCATGTGTAGCTATATGGGTAGTTTGCGAAACAGAGGATAGTGTGAAAGATTTTGTAAAGAATCCTAATGAACCTTCCACCTTAGAAACAGATAAATATTACAGCAATAATTTTAtccaaaattttaataaacttaCGGATATGTGTACTCCAACTAAAGCTTtcattaaagaaaaaaataagattgATCGTGTAAACTTACAAAAGGTAAATGTAGtacctaaaaaaaatacagcACCTGAACAATATGGAGAACAGAATAGTGAAAATACTTCCAATTGCCAATTTGCtatgaatttttttgataCTTCAGAAACTCCCATAAAATTCAACAAAGCATCAGAGAATAAATTTCAAGACTTAAGTGATATTGTACTGaaagatgaagaagatgGAAGTGATAATAAAAGTGATAGCAATGATAATGAACAAATAAATAAggaagaaaaatatgaatccaataaattaaatgaagatAGTGATCAagtaaaatcaaaaaaaaatagtaatataaaaaacaagTATGACGATAAAGGTTTTGTAGGAGATGAGTTTGATCATACTCCTAGACAAAAAATGTCAAGTGATAATCTAAATGAgcaaatagaaaaaataaataaaatgtatattAAAACACCTTTATTGTTGTcggataaaatttttaaaatgaataaggaaaaacaaaaaaaaaactctAATTCTAATAAATGCAAAATGCAAAAGCAAATGCAACAAGTTATACCAGATACTCATTATGAAACTCCTATAAAGCAAATGCCTATAAAGGAGAAACATAATGTAGATATGTCTATTAAAGAAAATCCTTTAATGAATGAATTTATCAATAATGAAACACCtatcaaaataaataatactaAAGAAACCTCATTAAAagttgataaaaaaattataaaagctAAGAGGAAATCTATGTTTAGtagtgaaaaaaaagaaacaccCAGTAAAATGAGTTATATGAGAAAGCGTAGTAAAAAaggataa
- the LSM7 gene encoding U6 snRNA-associated Sm-like protein LSm7, putative, producing the protein MSVLPTVSTQKDNKFMMDIKKFLNQKIRVKFDGGREVVGNLIGHDAIFNLVLDKTEEYIRDPNDHFVLTEKTRSIGLIVARGTSVALITPVEGTQEISNPFITTPK; encoded by the exons ATGTCAGTTTTACCTACTGTTTCAACacaaaaagataataaatttatgatGGACATAAAGAAATTCCTTAATCAGAAAATTCGAGTAAAGTTTGATGGAGGAAGGGAAg tCGTTGGTAATTTAATTGGTCATGATGCCATTTTCAACTTAGTTTTAGATAAAACTGAAGAATATATTAGAG ATCCAAACGATCATTTTGTTTTAACTGAGAAAACAAGAAGCATTGGTTTAATTGTCGCTAGAGGCACATca gTTGCTTTAATTACACCAGTTGAAGGAACACAAGAAATATCAAATCCTTTCATTACTACaccaaaataa